A segment of the Lolium perenne isolate Kyuss_39 chromosome 3, Kyuss_2.0, whole genome shotgun sequence genome:
TTGCGCTACAGAATACACGGATCATACAATTAAGTTTCAATTTCTGTAACTTAGTTCTGTAACTTAATGGTGCGCGCACATACGTACGAATCGCGACGTTGTTTGAGCGGTCGATACTTTACCTGAATCTGTTTTTTTCCATTTAATGGAATTCTTTTTCAAATATAACTAGATGGAACCTTGACCGTCCCCCTCCCACGCTACAGTAAGGAGGAGGCGATTTCTAGACGATTCGTGGTCGATCCGCTCGCACGCCGGGGATCCGAGAGATCCCTACTCCTCTGGCGGATGCTTCGGCAGCGCGAGGGTGGGGAATCCCTGGATCATGGCATGTACATAGCTACATCTACTAGGTTTACGATCGGTGGCGTTCGGAGCCAACATGGGCATGGGCAGCCCAAGGTGCAGGCTCTTCGGAGCCGTTGTTCAGCAACTTCTCGCTAGTAGGGGGGCTGCTTCTGATTCAAGGTCTTCAAACGGGTAGCAGTGACGCCGCACGCCATCGACTCATCTTGTTCATCGGCAATAGAGTGGGGGTCTAGAAGGGTTTGATTGTATTTTTATCTTTGTTTTTCTGTAAGTTCGTTGCTCTAATGTCCATCTTctctttcacgcaaaaaaaatagaattttgtttcagACTAGTATAATTTTTTAACCATAAAAGGTGTCTCATTGACTAGAGAATTTGCTTCAAAATGTATTTGAATTATCACAAACAAGTTACTTTATCTCCAACAAATCAAGAATTTTTTCAGTCAGCTCGAGAATTTGTTGATCTAACAGAAATTTTCTGTCCAATTTAACGTTTATTCCAAACAcagtaagtttttttttttgcttgcaTCTAGTAATATTTTTTTCCATTGTAACAAATTGCTTCAACTTTCTGAAAAATGGTTCGATGAAACAAGTCCAGATGGCTGCAGCACTCTATTGCCAGCGTTTGAAGCTAGTGCAATCATCATATGTTTCTCATCCAGCAACAAACAACAATGCAAGCCAAGCTTATATTTTAGGTTATATGCCAAATCGGTTTATTAAGGAAAAATGGCCTTCATCCTGTCACTATATCCCAGATTTTTTCTTCTGATATCTTATATCCTGCTATACATTTTTACACATCAGATATTCACATGTACATTTACATCATTGCAAACCGTATGAGGAACAAATGCAACAGCCCTGTATCTGAATGTATTGCATACTGAGGTGAGATTTTTCCCCATTGAGTCTTACTGATTCTGCTTTTGGTTTGGATACTCCCTTGGTCCAAAAATGGTCGAACCAACCCTTACATTTGTGCTGCCCAGCTCTATCTGCACAAAGAAGCAATTCAGTAAATGTTACAACTGCTAAAATTCTCTCATGTTTGCACCTCACCTTTTGGTTCCGATTTGATTGTTTGGTAATCCCGCAAAATATTATTCAAAAATATTTCTTACCGCTTGCTCAAAGTCACCAGACATTCCCATGGAGAGTTCGAACTGCTCTGTGGGTATCCCAAGGGCCTTGCAAACTTCAAGCTTACAGTTCACCAGCGTCTGTATTCAGATCACACGCAACTTGTGAGAGTCAACACAGAAAGAGCATTTGCGATTATGTTATACTAGATAACCACCTTGAAATTTACTGGTGTTGAGGAGTAATCTTTCATCCCTATTGTCATGAGGCCCGAAAATATTAAGTTTGGGCATGCGAGCTTCACATGCTTTGCAAGCTCCACGCATCTAGAAGGATCGATGCCAGATTTTGCTGAAGCAAAACAGCAGTGTTTCATCAGAGAATTCATCATTGCTAAGAAAAGCTTCTATAATATGATCATAGTGAAAGAAAAAACAATATAAACAAACAGCATGACAGTGGCTTATCAGGACAAAAGTTTGAATGTAGTTTACAGTTCACTCTAAAAAATAACTTTACAGCATTCTGAAGTAATGAAAGAATTATAGCAATGTAGCGGTAGTAAACACAGTAAACTGATGACTACTGAAGAATGTGGGAAGACATATCCTAAAACTATACTTCATTTATTAGATCAATTTTATATCTTCTTTGTACTCACATTCTTCTCCACTAGTGTTCACTTGCACCATAACTTTTAAAGGCTCCCTCCCCAAGCTAACGACAGCACGATCCAAATGATTAGCAATCTGAAAGCATGTTCACAATATGTAAAACTCATGGGTAAAATATAAGGAAGAAACTCATATGACAAACATTCTGTAACCAGTATTCTCCTCCTTTTCTATAGGCACAGAAATACATACTAGCATTTTATGGTTGAGATGAATTCAACCCTTAAGCATAATGAATGTTTGTTGCTCGCCGCTTACCTTTTCATTACCTACACCCTCAACCATGTCAAGATTTGGAACAGCAGCTACAAAACCACAGAAATAGGTATTAACAGTCAGCAATACATGTCTGTAATGGTTAGTTGCTTAGTACAACAAACCCTAAGGACACATGTGGACTTAATTACAGTGGTAAATGGAGGTTCTATTTAAAATACTCATTCCGGTTCAAAATAATTGTccaaaaatggatgtatctagacatgttttagtgtgtagatacatctatTTTTGGGCAATAATTTCAGCCTAataagtactccctccggtctcttttaattgactcagatttagtataactttatactaaattcgagtcaattaaaaaggaccggagggagtaggacAATCTGTGTACTTGAACGGTTGAACACCTAAGAGTGAACAGCCTGACTATCATGTGACTAActgtagtagagacataatcgtgGTTTGAATCATGTAATTTGGGTCCGACACTGCTAACTACGAGTTCACAAACTATAACTCCTTAGGTAGCATTTGGTAAATAGATAAATGTATGAACCAAAGAACAAACAGCTGACAAAACATTATTATTGAATGTGTGTGGATATTCAGCAAACAATTTCTTATGTCCTGAAGATCTGAACATCATGGTAATTACCACGTTGGCATTCGGTGAGCACGCCGGTGAGGAGTGATTACACGGGATACTGGTTACAAGGTATATCATTGTATCTTATAATTCAATAATTCTGTATGCTCCCCTACTTTTGCAGCAGGATACGACAGACTATCTATGTGACATGCCGTGTCTAGCAAAGAAGAACAATTCTTCCACAATCATTTGTCAGATTTTGCCATACAAAGCAACGCAGCACGCCGTGGACTGGAGCGAAGGAAGAATTGAGTCATACCTACTAGCGATTTCACCTTGTTGCTCTGCAAGTGCCCGACGAAATGCCACCGAATATCTTCCGGAAGCTGACGGCAGAACAGAAGGAATCAGCCAATCAACCCTTTGTGCAGTAAAAGCAGATCGAGATGGAGCAGGGAGTAACCTGCGGCGCCTTGGTGATGAACTCCTGGACGTAGTTCTCGCCGAAGCAGCGGTGGCCGGCGTCGTAGAGCTGCCGCAGCAGCGACACCGGCTTGGTCTTCCCGATGGCCACCACCCGCACCGCCTCCGCGGCCCGCCCCGACCGCTCCGCCGCCCTCCCCGCCCGCGCGAGCACCCCCCGCATCGCCGCCGCGACCGGCGCCACCGCCCCCTCCGCCGCAGCCGCTGCCATCCCCCTCCGTTCGCCGGCGTCCTCTCCTTCTCTCAGTGGTGGTGGTTCCCTCCCACAGAAACAAAAATCGTAGCCGGAGCGCGACAATGGGCTGGGCTGGGAAGGCCCAGACTGGTAAATACCATGGGCCGACGTCCGACGACCCTATCGTTCGGCGTTTCGCCATTTGCGGCGCGAGATGAACGTGTCGAGCTCTGGCCGCTCCTCGCTGCTGCGGCCGCCACGTCGCCGCCCGCCTCCGGCCACCGCACCCACACCACACGGCCTCCAGCTCGAAGTCGAAACAAAACTGGCAGAGACGGACCTGCGCGCGCGACTGGAATCGCAGGCGCTAGAGGTGGAGGGAGCGGTCGTCGTTTGGGTTGGGTTGGCCGGCATGGACGCGGAGGGGCTGCTGGCGTCGGCGACGATCAACCTGGGGCTGGCGCTGGTGGCGCTGTCGCTCTTCTCGATGCTGAAGAAGCAGCCGGGGAACGCGCCCGTCTACCGGCCGCTGCGGAtggcggagggcggcggcggcgtgttgCCGCTCGGCACGGGGCGGCTGACCCCGTCGTTCCGGTGGATCGGCGCGGCGTTCCGGCTCTCCGAGGACGACGTGCTGCGGCGCCACGGCCTCGACGCCCTCGCCGTCATCCGCCTCTTCAAGTTCGGGTGCGTCTCACCATGTTTCTTCCGAGTGTTTCTGAATGTTGATCTGAAGTGGAGCGCATACATCATCACACGTCCGATTGCAATGTAGGTTCAAGTGTTTCAGTGTCTGCTCAATTGTCGGAGTATCGATCCTTGTGCCGGTTAATTATACCAGCAAAGGTCCGCCCGACATCGGGTGGTCAAATTCCATGGAGCTTTTCACGGTGTCCAACGTGCCAAGGGGCTCTGACAGGTTTGCTAGCTCTGAATGGAACCTCCACTCTCACCTTTGCAGGCAAACTCTGTGGTGGTTCATAAATCTGTAGAAATTGTGATTTGTGGCCGAAAGTGTATGAACACTGAGACAGCGTTATGGTTTAAACAAACTGTGTTAAAATGTTCCAGTTCTATGTGCAGTTCGAGATGCCTTAAAGTGTTCCAgttctatgtgttttgtaattgatgccGGTGTTTGATGATTTAGCATTTAAGCTAGTACATGTGTACATTTCAAATGTAGTTCTAGGACCTTGAAAGACTTCATCTGACGGACATTCTGCTATTGCCTGGAAACTGTGCTAATATTGTAACTGATACAATTCTCATTTGCTGACAGGCTTTGGGTGCATTTTTCATGCCTTTGCTTCATATCCTTTTATGTGGTGTATTTGCTTCATAAGGTTCGTGTTTGTGAAACCTGTCAGTTAATCAACTTATGTTTTTAGATTAAGTATCACCTCTTTGATAAGAATTAACTGTAGTTTTAGTTATCCAGTTCCGAACATTTGATCGTTGGCATTGGAATTTTAGTGTCGTTCTTTTATATAGAATTTGAGAGTTTTAGTAAATTCTAGGTACGTTTTACTAATCATGGGATCCTGATTTCATTTAAACACTTAGATCAACTGCCTGAAAGATGTAACATTGCGACTATTCAGCTTCGATATTAAGCTGAAATATTTATTGATTGCCTGTCCATTTACTTACAAGCAGGAGTACAAAGACATGTCCCAGAAAAGAATTGAACAATTGAAGTATCACAGGAAGAGACCTGATCAGTTTACCATTTTAGTTCAAGGAATTCCACTGTGCGCAGATCATGGAACTTATGGGTGTCATGCTGATCACTTCTTCTCAAAACATTATCTGACGTACCAATCGTATCAAATACTGCACGATGTAGGAAACATTGAGTCATTACAGGTGAGTACAGCATAGCAATGATGTAATCTGTGTCTTTATTTATAGATTATGACATCATGAACTGCAACAGTATTTTCAGTATGAGTTCAATTCTGAATATCAGTTCTGTTTCTCCAACTTGTCATGCATTTAAGAAAACATAGAGTTGAGTTTGTCCCAGCCTCCCTGGTGTAATAGCAAAAGTAGAGGGTCCTATTTCAGGTCTTAAAGA
Coding sequences within it:
- the LOC127345775 gene encoding uncharacterized protein, with product MAAAAAEGAVAPVAAAMRGVLARAGRAAERSGRAAEAVRVVAIGKTKPVSLLRQLYDAGHRCFGENYVQEFITKAPQLPEDIRWHFVGHLQSNKVKSLVAAVPNLDMVEGVGNEKIANHLDRAVVSLGREPLKVMVQVNTSGEESKSGIDPSRCVELAKHVKLACPNLIFSGLMTIGMKDYSSTPVNFKTLVNCKLEVCKALGIPTEQFELSMGMSGDFEQAIELGSTNVRVGSTIFGPREYPNQKQNQ